AGCTCACATGTCACATACATTTCAATCAGAGTATTACTCATGTACAATTAGAAATAAAAAACACCAAGACTGTAACATGACCATTTGTATTTGCAGACTTGTAACACATGCTGAAGGCAGGATCCTTGTTGAATTAAAGGTTGGAGtcaattttgatttttcttttttaaattataatgattctgaaatataataattaattataaattgttAAAAAGTGTTTTAAAAAATAGTTTGGTATACGATATTTTAAAGGTTAATAAAGAGTAAATATGATATTTGGATTTTAAGGTGGGcaattataatattttttatttaacaaGGGTGTATACGAAATTCAGCAAATAAAATTggataatataataaacaagcaaggTATACAGATTTTATAATGAAAATATTATTCCAAACCAAGTCTTAATTTGCAATTCATCATTTCATTGCATAATCTATTAATAAAAAGCAAGTTTAAAGTTTTAATTTATTTAACACACCCCTTGTGCGACTATTGTACGCATAAactttataaaaacatatttagtTATTATTCCTATTTTGAGACGATTTAGTAAAATGCAAAAATATACATTGACTATAAGTATTCAAGAAAAAACCGTGAAAGAAGGATGAACCAGTGTTTGAATAATAATGTACACCAAATACACACGAATGCATAAGCATCCATTCATCTTAACAAGCTTTACATCAAACCTCCTATAGAGTACAAAATTTGATCCCTCTTGTGGTGATCGAATCCTAAAATCGAGTAATGTACAAAAAGAGGTGGGACACGTATATTTGTCGAAACTTGTTTTACTCAATAATTTAAGCACCAAACAAATATTTTTCCCATCGGGTAACACAACCTCATGAACTTGTTGCAGCTGATGAAAGTACATTGTTTTCTCTATGCATTTCTCATTCACCCATTCACGACTTAATTTGGAGTTCCCCATGTTGAAGGAACACGAGTGGGAGTAGCGGGTATTGGCATACTCCGGATGTTGATATCGAGTGGATAATTTCGGTATTCAATGTCTAGTTCTCTAAAGATTCTAATCATCTCCTCGATAATCTTTCCTCTTCTTGTCAACCGTTGCGTTATAtcttgataattaattttgtgttgTACCCAAACCGATAATTTTTGTGAGTTTAAATCATACATGTCCATCGTTACCACGATTGGATCCGAGTACCAATGATCCTTATTGCTTTCAACGTAGCTACATAACATCGATAAGACAATTAGTAAGACCAAAAACATCAAATCTTTATATAGATACAAATAGAGAATTAAAAAGGGTAGAACCGGTCCCACATCTTACTCGAAGAAGGTAAAACACAATGTTTCAAAAGTAAGGACATGTCGGGATTTTGACAGTCTTACTGTTAGGGCAAACATGCTGGAAGAATTAAATGAGAGGTGAAACGGGATTTGGTACCTTAGAATTTGTTGTTTGATAGTAGCGATCTTGTCTGCGGGTGTACCAACATGGATTAAGAAGTTGATGGTATCCGACATATCAGGACTACGATAAAAGTTTCCGATGGATCTTGTCAACAAAACACTATTTGGAATATAAATCTTTTGATTATCAGATCTTAGAAAAATTGTGTTCAAAATATTCATCTCCTCCACAATCATCTGAAAACAAAGATAAATCTTCAAAAACTAAGCTTAAAAAGTAAAACATTGGATTGAGACTGATACTGATAAAGTGGGGCAAAAATTGCATATTTAATACCTGAACTCCGTCAATCTCGCAACGATCCCCGACATCGAAAGGGTGCATCACAAACAAGAAAATGATGGATTCGAATATGGTTTTACAAGTATTCCCAAATACAAATGCCACCACGACAAGTTGAGAGCTTATAAGAACTAGAACTTTCGTAGTCGcaatgtttagtatcacaagacaaaTGATCAAAATGGCAAGTCCGACCAACACGTTGACCATCCGGTGCAGTTTGTTGACCGCGGTTTTCGTGTCATTTAGCGTCAAAGCAAGAGCTTTTCGTTCTCGAAACACATTAACCTATAAAGATCAAAATGTAAAAAAGATATTGAGCAATTAGTTTAGTTTAGTTTATCCTTCTATCATGATGTTTCTTCTCGACTTAATCAAGGTAGGGGTATACAcgtttatttttaacttttttactTAATACCAAAAGAACGACTTAATATAAAAGTTAGGGAAATAAGACTTTCTTTACAGTCGTAATGTTTTTACCGATTTGTTCTATAACAACACAGTTATTTTGTTAaagatattttataaaaagaaactaCTATTTATCTACGAATTTGGATATCCAGATTTGTTGTGCAGCTCTATGTAGTGGTATATAGATGATATCTTGTTAATAATTCGTTCTATGTTTAattttcatgaaaatattttACTTTCGATAAATTTatgtatatgttttatgaaataagtttataaaaaaaagaaGAATTTGTAAAATCAAAATAATACTATAAGATATACGTTGAATAGAAGTGATTTGTATGTGAAAGTACATagagaaaaataaagaaaaaaataggTTCAATAAGTAGTTATTGCACAagcaaataaaattttgaaaagcaaagtaaaatttcttATGTAGAGAGAATAAGCTCTTGCTTTTACAtttctttttttcattttaacTTGAATGTAAACCATATGAAATAAAAGGATTCCGGTCATTATCATAGAATTTTAACATTTTAGTCATTATTTTAGATTTCAACTAAACctagaacaaaaaaaaaagttcctATACTTTTTAAAAATTTCATTGTATTCGTATGTCTAGAAAATtctcttaatatatatatatatatatatatatatatatatatatatatatatatatatatatatatatatatatatatatatatatatatatatatatatatatatatatatatatatatatatatatatatatatatatatttcccttGTTTTGTGTTTTCATGTGTCAAAACAAGTTGAAGATCTTACCACCCAATTCTTTAAGGCTCTCTTGCCAACTCTTTCTTCTTCGGGTGATGCTACCAAAAGAGACATGGTCTTGATGGCTTCATCTTCTCTCAAAAACCTCATTAAATCTTCCAAATAAATATacctaaaaacataaaaaaataaataaataaataaataaagctcAAAACTCTTAAAATTTTAAACGGAATGTACAACACCATGGGGCtctcaaatattttttaaatatcatTATCTAGACTACACTAGCATTTTATACACACACAACATTTTAAAagactttttgaaaaaaaaatgttaacgagaaattgtaacttttatttgtatATAAATACTTGAAAAAAAATAGTTGTATGCTTTTGAAAGCGGTAAATTACTTAAAAAAAGTAGTTGAATTAAATATATGTGATTTTTTTTAAAGACAACCTAGTAGTTTTGTTATAATAGGCATAAACTTTTTTTATACTATTTCAAATATCTTTTAGATTTAGGGCATATTCGACAAAAATAGCTGGAAGTTGTATATTTTATTAGTATAAGAGTGTTTAAAACAAATAACTGAAAGcttttgaaatatgtaaaattatataaaataacatataatgataataaattaatttttctaAACTATAATTATCAAAAAGTTAAAAACCATCCAAATTTGATACCAAATGTATTTGGTTAAGCTTCTTAATTGCTAAAAATCATATTAGTAtatgatgatttttttttacGAATAAAGTAAATAAGACTTTTCAATTTTATATTAACATTCGTTGAACATTTTTACTTATTACAACTAAAAGAAAACAATATTATTGTGATATTAATTTTGGTGTATACTCATATAAtaaataatgatatattttatttcaaataaaaatatattaattgttaaaCCATATTTATATTAATCTCACAtgatatgttttatttcaaataaAGACATcataattattaatatatatttatatttaattgtataagataattaccaaaattatgtatatgatttatttattttaaaaagtatttaagtcaatttgttaaaatttaaaagagttttttttgttttagattAATTGAAGTAACTTTTAAATTTGAAGTTTTTTGTTTAACCCAAAAACTAtagagtttaaaaaaaaaatttgtttgacaacaaaagtttttagattttattttaaataaaaagctcttaatctaaaatctatttcaattaactttgatttctaacttttagtttttaaatagtttttaatatttaaaaaaaaaaaaaaaaaaaagatcttaCTTTGATCTACGCTTGGCGACATTCATGAAAATCATCCTCGCAGCCCGTTTCGCTTCAATTTCACTTCGAATTTCCGTCCCTGCTTCATCGTCATAATGAACACCATGTAAATGTTCATCCAAAGTCGTCAAAGATCCATGCCTAATAATCTTCATCAATCTCTTCATATTCCATGCTGATACATTCTCAGGATTCAACCTATGCAAATGATCAATCGTTATCCCTTCATGTTTCTTAGAAACCCCCAAACTTCTTGAACTAACTCCTCTACCAGGCGAATTTTTAACCCTACTACTAACACCCCCCCTAGTCTTAAACGAATAAGCCCCACCTCCAAGATCATCATGCTTCCAAACCCTAGACATCGATTTTTCCCCCAATTGGTTGTTGTGGATTTCAACCAATGGAGGGCCGGAGAGTGTTTCAATCACGTATTGATTGAACAATGCATCTTGAATCCGATCGAAGAATTTGTTCACGTGAAATGACGATGCCAGAActttcacaattagggttttcaccagCCATAATGTGGTTGCGACAAGCATACATACCATGAATTTGTTTATGATCTCGAGGAAGGGGATATGGAGGTCTGCAACTGCTTCGTTGAACATGGAGTTCCAAGCGATTAGAACTAAACCTAACCAGATACAGTTTTGGACTGGTGTTCGTATTCCATACACGAAATAAAGAACTCGTTTTCTGAGAATGAAGTTTCGTTCGATGAAGAACACTGCAAGGCGTACACACCAACCGGAGACTAATCGGCCGCAGATCAAAGCCAGGACCAGAATCTCCCATTGCCAGATATAAAGTCCCCGGAATGATTTTTGTTTCCATCTACGGAATCTAAAGGTGCAAACTAATATTGAAATGATCAACACGAGACTAATCCATTGAATGATTGTCAATGCATCTAGGGTTTTGTTTTTCAAATCATCAGGGTTATCGTCGTCGAACAGAGAATCATCCTCATCGTCGTTTTCCATTCTCGCGGAGCCACCTGTTCGGCCGGGGGTGTAGCGGCCGGATTTAGGAAATGTGGTGGAATATGGAATCTCCGGTGGATCCATTAATCTCGATTGTTGAGTTTTAGTTCTTACCAGACTTGCTCTCCTCTGAAACGACGTACATTTCAAAACCTCGCTTTCATGATCGTGAAGGTAACTCAAATTGCTTGGTACTCGTCGATTGCGTTGATTCAGTAATCGAAACTCGTCTTCCTCCTCATCTGATGATTCTTTGTAATGTTTTTCACCTGAATCATCGGTGTCGAACGATTGTTTTGAATCTGAAGCTCTACGATTCGTATCAATGTAATCGCTATTAATGACGCCCCTAACAGGACTATCGGAATTCAGATGCATCAAATGGGCAGAATTATTCCTATCGCTACTATCAATTTTGACGATGACTTCGTTGTGGGTTCCGGCGTCACCGGAGGGGTGTTCGTGTTGATCAGAGGCATTAGATTCCGGTGGTTTCTTGGATGCTCCGGGATTATCCATTGTATGTATCTACTCTAAAATTTaacgaaaaagaaaattttgaattgAAATTGTACAATGAAACGATTGTTTTTACAGAAATTGATCATAGAATTACAGAAAGGTTGATTAGAATGGAGATATCCAGAGCAACATTCATTTTACAATCATACAATTGCTCTGGATTCAACCATTCTGAAAATGGCCTGAAACGGTTTGCTAATGAAGAAGATTAAATATTTGGTTTCAATTTGGGAAGTACTTATTTTAGAGGTGGGAAAACGAGCAGCATCACTGCTCAACCTGCTTTCCAAATAAAGCGGGTGTTTCATAAATACGTGTCAAATGAGACCGGATCGGGTTAAATTAAATATCGGTTTAATTCGTTATTCTATGaatgatttatattttttttgattatatttttaaataagattaaataaatcaaatgtgTTAAACCGATCAAAGTGTTGAAAATGTATTAAaacaaagagaaattaaatatctttctaTATTTTGTGTTAAACCGATCAAAGTGTTGAAAATGTATTAAaacaaagagaaattaaatatctttctaTATTTtctgtttactttttttttttttttttttttttttttttttttttttggaaccgacAAATAGATTTatatgtaaaagaaaaaaaaacatgggaAACAAAGTTGCAGCCACATATCAGTGGCAATACAAAGAAACAGACAGAGAACAAAAAAGACGAACAGCTAAAAGAAAAAAGGGCATTGAGACCAATTTGCCCAGATTAAATTCATCTTGATTCCCCTGCTCTTCACCCAAAGAAAGGTTACTGATTTGACATATTCAATAACTTTTTCGGGTGGTAGCCGGTTCCTTTTGAAGACTTTTTCATTCCTTGCTATCCAGATTCTCCATAGTGTAGAATAACAGATTGTCAGAAAAATCTTCCGCTTTTTAGTACACATTCCCCATTTATTGGCAAGGTTTAGAACATCCGACACCGCTTGGAGATCTTCCATGTGAGTATGCACCTTGCACCATCTCATTACTCCTTCCATGACCTTCTTTGCATAAGCACAATCTACAAGA
The genomic region above belongs to Lactuca sativa cultivar Salinas chromosome 4, Lsat_Salinas_v11, whole genome shotgun sequence and contains:
- the LOC111899649 gene encoding mechanosensitive ion channel protein 6, yielding MDNPGASKKPPESNASDQHEHPSGDAGTHNEVIVKIDSSDRNNSAHLMHLNSDSPVRGVINSDYIDTNRRASDSKQSFDTDDSGEKHYKESSDEEEDEFRLLNQRNRRVPSNLSYLHDHESEVLKCTSFQRRASLVRTKTQQSRLMDPPEIPYSTTFPKSGRYTPGRTGGSARMENDDEDDSLFDDDNPDDLKNKTLDALTIIQWISLVLIISILVCTFRFRRWKQKSFRGLYIWQWEILVLALICGRLVSGWCVRLAVFFIERNFILRKRVLYFVYGIRTPVQNCIWLGLVLIAWNSMFNEAVADLHIPFLEIINKFMVCMLVATTLWLVKTLIVKVLASSFHVNKFFDRIQDALFNQYVIETLSGPPLVEIHNNQLGEKSMSRVWKHDDLGGGAYSFKTRGGVSSRVKNSPGRGVSSRSLGVSKKHEGITIDHLHRLNPENVSAWNMKRLMKIIRHGSLTTLDEHLHGVHYDDEAGTEIRSEIEAKRAARMIFMNVAKRRSKYIYLEDLMRFLREDEAIKTMSLLVASPEEERVGKRALKNWVVNVFRERKALALTLNDTKTAVNKLHRMVNVLVGLAILIICLVILNIATTKVLVLISSQLVVVAFVFGNTCKTIFESIIFLFVMHPFDVGDRCEIDGVQMIVEEMNILNTIFLRSDNQKIYIPNSVLLTRSIGNFYRSPDMSDTINFLIHVGTPADKIATIKQQILSYVESNKDHWYSDPIVVTMDMYDLNSQKLSVWVQHKINYQDITQRLTRRGKIIEEMIRIFRELDIEYRNYPLDINIRSMPIPATPTRVPSTWGTPN